In Corvus moneduloides isolate bCorMon1 chromosome 3, bCorMon1.pri, whole genome shotgun sequence, one DNA window encodes the following:
- the COQ3 gene encoding ubiquinone biosynthesis O-methyltransferase, mitochondrial isoform X2, protein MAMWGGGAARALTRALRRRRAAAALPGAAGDDHADLSLQTGLRGILQDYNRKIQLKSSSTLPVSLTGMKSNMLIVKRPFSTSHSSVDSKEMKKFQLLAHKWWDEEGEYAALHSMNDIRVPFIRDTLLSMSSNYHPGNPLSGIKILDVGCGGGLLSEPLGRLGASVTGIDPVEDNISTADRHKSFDPVLAKRIQYKSSSLEEIVEESMETFDVIVASEVVEHVADLEMFIKCCSQVLKPEGSLFITTINKTQLSYVLGIVVAEKIMGIVPEGTHEWEKFVSPEELERLLESSCSCISPTVEVWWAKLAFYTFAFWFYTFACCICMLPSDPSFMMDLMMPRRILLIYNGNNSNS, encoded by the exons atGGCCATGTGGGGCGGCGGCGCAGCCCGAGCCCTCACCCGCGCCCTGCGGcgccggcgggcggcggccgcgctgccgggggctgcgggcg ATGACCATGCTGATCTGTCTTTGCAGACAGGTCTGAGAGGTATCCTTCAGGATTACAACAGGAAAATACAACTGAAATCCAGTAGTACCTTGCCTGTCTCTCTGACTGGAATGAAAAGCAACAT GCTCATTGTGAAGAGACCTTTCAGCACTTCACACTCATCAGTGGAttcaaaggaaatgaaaaaattccaGCTCCTTGCGCATAAGTGGTGGGATGAAGAAGGAGAATATGCAGCCCTTCATTCTATGAATGATATTAGAGTGCCATTTATTAG AGATACTCTGTTGAGCATGAGTAGTAATTATCATCCGGGAAATCCACTTTCTGGAATCAAGATTCTTGATGTGGGCTGCGGTGGAGGACTGCTGAGTGAG CCTTTAGGTAGACTGGGAGCTTCAGTTACTGGAATTGATCCTGTGGAGGACAACATTAGCACAGCAGATCGGCACAAGTCATTTGATCCGGTCCTGGCCAAGAGAATACAGTACAAGTCCAGTTCACTGGAGGAGATTGTGGAAGAGTCTATGGAAACCTTTGATGTAATTGTAGCTTCTGAAGTAGTGGAGCATGTGGCTGACCTTGAAATGTTTATCAAGTGTTGCTCTCAGGTGTTAAAG CCAGAAGGTTCTTTATTCATTACGACAATCAATAAAACACAATTGTCCTACGTCCTGGGAATTGTGgttgcagaaaaaataatgggGATTGTACCAGAAGGAACACATGAGTGGGAGAAGTTTGTTTCCCCTGAAGAGCTGGAGCGCCTCCTGGAATCAA GTTGCTCGTGTATTTCTCCTACTGTAGAGGTGTGGTGGGCTAAATTAGCTTTTTACACATTTGCATTCTGGTTTTACACATTTGCATGCTGTATCTGCATGTTGCCTTCAGATCCAAGTTTCATGATGGACCTGATGATGCCCAGAAGAATACTGCTGATTTATAATGGAAATAATAGTAATTCATAG
- the COQ3 gene encoding ubiquinone biosynthesis O-methyltransferase, mitochondrial isoform X1, whose translation MAMWGGGAARALTRALRRRRAAAALPGAAGDDHADLSLQTGLRGILQDYNRKIQLKSSSTLPVSLTGMKSNMLIVKRPFSTSHSSVDSKEMKKFQLLAHKWWDEEGEYAALHSMNDIRVPFIRDTLLSMSSNYHPGNPLSGIKILDVGCGGGLLSEPLGRLGASVTGIDPVEDNISTADRHKSFDPVLAKRIQYKSSSLEEIVEESMETFDVIVASEVVEHVADLEMFIKCCSQVLKPEGSLFITTINKTQLSYVLGIVVAEKIMGIVPEGTHEWEKFVSPEELERLLESNGFSVRTVNGMLYNPLSGSWGWMESASLNYALHAVKSGARARSHATDAPPETDIQQRSATAGTAGTVPDGTV comes from the exons atGGCCATGTGGGGCGGCGGCGCAGCCCGAGCCCTCACCCGCGCCCTGCGGcgccggcgggcggcggccgcgctgccgggggctgcgggcg ATGACCATGCTGATCTGTCTTTGCAGACAGGTCTGAGAGGTATCCTTCAGGATTACAACAGGAAAATACAACTGAAATCCAGTAGTACCTTGCCTGTCTCTCTGACTGGAATGAAAAGCAACAT GCTCATTGTGAAGAGACCTTTCAGCACTTCACACTCATCAGTGGAttcaaaggaaatgaaaaaattccaGCTCCTTGCGCATAAGTGGTGGGATGAAGAAGGAGAATATGCAGCCCTTCATTCTATGAATGATATTAGAGTGCCATTTATTAG AGATACTCTGTTGAGCATGAGTAGTAATTATCATCCGGGAAATCCACTTTCTGGAATCAAGATTCTTGATGTGGGCTGCGGTGGAGGACTGCTGAGTGAG CCTTTAGGTAGACTGGGAGCTTCAGTTACTGGAATTGATCCTGTGGAGGACAACATTAGCACAGCAGATCGGCACAAGTCATTTGATCCGGTCCTGGCCAAGAGAATACAGTACAAGTCCAGTTCACTGGAGGAGATTGTGGAAGAGTCTATGGAAACCTTTGATGTAATTGTAGCTTCTGAAGTAGTGGAGCATGTGGCTGACCTTGAAATGTTTATCAAGTGTTGCTCTCAGGTGTTAAAG CCAGAAGGTTCTTTATTCATTACGACAATCAATAAAACACAATTGTCCTACGTCCTGGGAATTGTGgttgcagaaaaaataatgggGATTGTACCAGAAGGAACACATGAGTGGGAGAAGTTTGTTTCCCCTGAAGAGCTGGAGCGCCTCCTGGAATCAA ATGGCTTTTCAGTCAGGACCGTGAATGGGATGTTGTATAATCCGCTCTCgggctcctggggctggatGGAGAGCGCGAGCCTGAACTATGCACTGCACGCAGTGAAGTCTGGGGCTCGGGCACGGTCACACGCGACAGACGCCCCGCCAGAGACAGACATTCAACAGCGCTCagccacagctggcacagctggcactgtCCCAGATGGCACTGTCTGA